A region from the Pseudomonas cucumis genome encodes:
- a CDS encoding substrate-binding domain-containing protein, translating into MKRRRGIRSLCCAALAVTAVSLSSTLLAAEEVKIGFLVKQAEEPWFQTEWAFAEKAGKDKGFTVIKIAVPDGEKTLSAIDSLAANGAKGFVICPPDVSLGPAIMAKAKLNGLKVIAVDDRFVDAGGKFMEDVPYLGMAAFEVGQKQGAAMAAEAKKRGWDWKDTYAVINTYNELDTGKKRTDGSVKALEDAGMPKDHILFSALKTLDVPGSMDATNSALVKLPGAAKNLIIGGMNDNTVLGGVRATESAGFAAANVIGIGINGTDAIGELKKPNSGFFGSMLPSPHIEGYNTASMMYEWVTTGKEPPKYTAMDDVTLITRDNFKQELEKIGLWN; encoded by the coding sequence ATGAAACGTCGTCGTGGGATCCGTTCCCTGTGCTGTGCCGCTTTGGCGGTCACCGCGGTCAGCCTCAGCAGTACATTGCTGGCGGCCGAGGAAGTGAAGATCGGTTTTCTGGTCAAGCAAGCGGAAGAGCCCTGGTTCCAGACCGAATGGGCCTTCGCCGAAAAGGCCGGCAAGGACAAGGGCTTCACCGTCATCAAGATCGCCGTGCCTGACGGCGAGAAAACCCTCTCGGCCATCGACAGCCTGGCGGCTAACGGCGCCAAGGGCTTCGTGATCTGCCCGCCGGACGTCTCCCTCGGCCCGGCAATCATGGCCAAGGCCAAGCTCAACGGTTTGAAAGTGATCGCTGTCGATGACCGTTTCGTCGATGCCGGCGGCAAGTTCATGGAGGACGTGCCGTACCTCGGCATGGCCGCCTTCGAAGTCGGCCAGAAGCAGGGCGCCGCCATGGCCGCCGAAGCGAAAAAACGCGGCTGGGACTGGAAAGACACCTACGCGGTGATCAACACCTACAACGAACTCGATACCGGTAAGAAACGCACTGACGGTTCTGTCAAAGCGCTGGAAGACGCCGGGATGCCGAAAGACCACATCCTCTTCTCGGCGCTGAAAACCCTCGACGTACCGGGCAGCATGGACGCCACCAACTCGGCCTTGGTGAAGCTGCCGGGTGCGGCGAAAAACCTGATCATCGGCGGCATGAACGACAACACCGTGCTGGGCGGCGTGCGCGCCACCGAAAGCGCCGGTTTTGCCGCGGCCAACGTGATCGGCATCGGCATCAACGGCACCGATGCCATCGGCGAACTGAAGAAACCCAACAGCGGCTTCTTCGGCTCGATGCTGCCGAGCCCGCACATCGAGGGCTACAACACCGCGAGCATGATGTACGAGTGGGTCACCACCGGCAAAGAACCGCCTAAATACACCGCGATGGACGACGTGACGCTGATCACGCGCGACAACTTCAAGCAGGAACTGGAAAAGATCGGCCTGTGGAACTGA
- a CDS encoding SDR family oxidoreductase — MAEPLSLPPVPEPPKGERLKNKVVLLTGAAQGIGEAIVATFASQQAKLIISDIQVEKVEKVAAHWRDQGADVVAVKADVSRQQDLHAMARLAIELHGRIDVLVNCAGVNVFRDPLEMTEEDWHRCFAIDLDGAWYGCKAVLPQMIEQGIGSIINIASTHSTHIIPGCFPYPVAKHGLLGLTRALGIEYAPKGIRVNAIAPGYIETQLNVDYWNGFADPHAERQRAFDLHPPRRIGQPIEVAMTAVFLASDEAPFINASCITIDGGRSVMYHD; from the coding sequence ATGGCTGAACCTCTTTCCTTGCCTCCGGTGCCCGAACCGCCCAAGGGTGAGCGGCTGAAAAATAAAGTCGTGCTGCTGACCGGTGCTGCTCAGGGTATCGGCGAGGCGATTGTCGCAACCTTCGCCTCTCAGCAGGCCAAGCTGATCATCAGTGATATCCAGGTCGAGAAAGTCGAAAAAGTCGCGGCGCATTGGCGTGACCAGGGCGCGGATGTCGTGGCGGTCAAGGCCGACGTGTCGCGCCAGCAAGACCTGCACGCCATGGCCAGATTGGCCATCGAACTTCACGGCCGGATCGACGTGCTGGTCAACTGCGCCGGGGTCAACGTGTTCCGCGACCCGCTGGAAATGACCGAAGAAGACTGGCATCGCTGCTTCGCCATCGACCTGGACGGCGCCTGGTATGGCTGTAAAGCCGTGTTGCCGCAAATGATCGAGCAGGGCATCGGCAGCATCATCAACATCGCCTCGACCCATTCCACTCACATCATTCCCGGCTGCTTCCCGTACCCAGTGGCCAAGCATGGCTTGCTCGGGCTGACCCGCGCCTTGGGCATCGAATATGCGCCCAAAGGCATTCGCGTCAACGCCATCGCGCCGGGCTACATCGAAACCCAACTGAACGTCGATTACTGGAACGGTTTTGCCGACCCCCATGCCGAACGTCAACGGGCCTTCGACCTGCATCCACCGCGGCGTATCGGTCAGCCGATTGAAGTGGCGATGACCGCTGTGTTCCTGGCCAGCGATGAAGCGCCGTTCATTAACGCTTCATGCATCACCATCGATGGTGGGCGCTCGGTCATGTACCACGACTGA
- the araG gene encoding L-arabinose ABC transporter ATP-binding protein AraG — MHAHVQTDQQRIGGSLRFNGIGKTFPGVKALDGISFVAHPGQVHALMGENGAGKSTLLKILGGAYTPSSGDLQIGEQKRVFKSTADSIGSGVAVIHQELHLVPEMTVAENLFLGHLPASFGLINRSVLRQQALACLKGLADEIDPQEKVGRLSLGQRQLVEIAKALSRGAHVIAFDEPTSSLSAREIDRLMAIIGRLRDEGKVVLYVSHRMEEVFRICNAVTVFKDGRFVRTFEDMSTLTHDQLVTCMVGRDIQDIYDYRSRPRGAVALKVDRLLGPGLREPVSFEVHKGEILGLFGLVGAGRTELFRMLSGLTRNTAGRLELRGRELKLRSPRDAIAAGILLCPEDRKKEGILPLASVAENINISARGAHSTFGCLLRGLWEKGNADKQIKALKVKTPNAAQKIMYLSGGNQQKAILGRWLSMPMKVLLLDEPTRGIDIGAKAEIYQIIHNLAASGIAVIVVSSDLMEVMGISDRILVLCEGAMRGELTREQANESNLLQLALPRQRAADVAN, encoded by the coding sequence ATGCACGCACACGTACAAACAGATCAACAGCGCATTGGCGGCAGCCTGCGCTTCAACGGGATCGGCAAAACCTTTCCCGGGGTGAAGGCGCTGGACGGCATCAGCTTCGTCGCCCATCCGGGGCAGGTTCACGCCTTGATGGGCGAGAACGGCGCCGGTAAGTCCACGCTGCTGAAAATCCTTGGCGGTGCTTACACGCCGAGCAGCGGCGATCTGCAAATCGGCGAGCAGAAGAGGGTTTTCAAGTCCACCGCCGACAGCATTGGCAGCGGGGTCGCGGTGATCCATCAGGAGTTGCACCTGGTGCCGGAAATGACCGTCGCCGAGAACCTGTTTCTCGGCCATCTGCCGGCGAGTTTCGGCCTGATCAATCGCAGCGTTTTGCGGCAACAGGCATTGGCCTGCCTCAAAGGCCTGGCCGATGAAATCGACCCGCAAGAGAAAGTCGGGCGCTTGTCCCTCGGCCAGCGGCAACTGGTGGAAATCGCCAAGGCGTTGTCCCGTGGCGCGCATGTGATTGCATTCGACGAACCCACCAGCAGCCTGTCGGCGCGGGAAATCGATCGTTTGATGGCGATCATCGGGCGCCTGCGTGACGAAGGCAAAGTGGTGCTTTACGTCTCTCATCGCATGGAAGAAGTATTCCGTATCTGCAACGCGGTGACGGTGTTCAAGGACGGTCGCTTCGTGCGCACTTTCGAGGACATGAGCACGCTGACCCATGACCAGTTGGTGACGTGCATGGTCGGTCGCGACATCCAGGACATCTACGATTACCGCAGCCGTCCGCGCGGCGCAGTGGCGCTCAAAGTCGACAGATTACTGGGGCCGGGCTTGCGTGAACCGGTGAGTTTCGAGGTGCACAAGGGCGAGATTCTCGGGCTGTTCGGCCTGGTCGGGGCGGGGCGCACCGAACTGTTCCGGATGCTCAGCGGGCTGACGCGCAACACCGCCGGGCGCCTTGAGCTGCGCGGTCGTGAACTGAAACTGCGTTCGCCACGCGATGCCATTGCGGCTGGGATTCTGTTGTGTCCCGAGGACCGCAAGAAGGAGGGCATCCTGCCGCTCGCGAGCGTTGCCGAGAATATCAACATCAGCGCACGCGGTGCTCATTCCACGTTCGGCTGCCTGTTGCGCGGCCTGTGGGAAAAGGGCAACGCCGACAAGCAGATCAAGGCGCTGAAGGTGAAGACGCCCAACGCCGCGCAGAAAATCATGTACCTGTCTGGCGGCAATCAGCAGAAGGCGATTCTCGGTCGCTGGCTGTCGATGCCGATGAAAGTCCTGCTGCTCGACGAGCCCACTCGTGGCATCGACATTGGGGCAAAAGCCGAGATCTACCAGATCATCCATAACCTGGCGGCCAGCGGCATCGCGGTGATTGTGGTGTCCAGCGACCTGATGGAAGTCATGGGCATTTCCGACCGCATCCTGGTGCTCTGCGAAGGCGCGATGCGCGGCGAACTGACCCGCGAACAAGCCAATGAATCCAACCTGCTGCAACTGGCGTTGCCACGCCAACGCGCTGCCGACGTGGCGAACTGA
- a CDS encoding SMP-30/gluconolactonase/LRE family protein — MTWTAVTGHRAQLGEGPFWDAPTQALYWVDIAGKQALRLIGANVDIWQMPEPVSAFIPCESGDALVTLSSGVYRLDLDSPGLEPRLTLFCVADPQPGNRPNEARCDAQGRLWLGTMQNNIGEQGEDLPVVRRSGGLFRIDRDARVTPLLRGIGIPNTLLWSDDGTTLYFADSLDKTLYRHFIHADGNLDTAYVWFGPHERGGPDGSAMDAEGYIWNARWDGSCLLRLNPDGYVDRVIELPVSRPTSCVFGGEDLKTLYITSAASPLNHPLDGALLSIRVDVPGKTCQRFAG, encoded by the coding sequence ATGACGTGGACTGCGGTTACCGGACACCGTGCGCAACTCGGCGAAGGCCCGTTCTGGGATGCTCCGACCCAGGCGCTGTATTGGGTAGATATCGCCGGTAAACAAGCGCTCCGGCTGATCGGCGCCAATGTGGACATCTGGCAGATGCCGGAGCCCGTGTCCGCGTTCATTCCCTGCGAAAGCGGTGATGCCCTGGTGACATTGAGCAGTGGGGTTTATCGATTGGATCTGGATTCTCCAGGCCTGGAACCTCGGCTGACCTTGTTCTGCGTCGCCGATCCGCAACCCGGCAATCGCCCCAACGAAGCCCGCTGTGATGCCCAAGGCCGGCTCTGGCTGGGCACCATGCAAAACAACATCGGTGAGCAGGGCGAAGATTTGCCCGTCGTGCGCCGCTCGGGTGGCCTGTTTCGCATCGACCGCGATGCTAGGGTCACGCCGCTGCTTCGAGGAATAGGTATTCCTAACACGTTGCTGTGGAGCGATGACGGCACGACCCTGTATTTCGCCGACAGCCTCGACAAAACGCTTTATCGGCATTTCATCCATGCCGACGGCAACCTGGACACCGCCTATGTCTGGTTCGGCCCCCACGAACGTGGTGGCCCCGACGGCTCGGCGATGGATGCCGAAGGCTATATATGGAACGCCCGCTGGGATGGCAGTTGTCTGCTTAGACTGAACCCGGACGGTTATGTTGATCGGGTAATCGAACTGCCGGTCAGCCGTCCCACCAGTTGCGTGTTCGGTGGTGAAGACCTCAAAACCCTGTACATCACCAGCGCCGCAAGCCCGCTCAATCATCCGTTGGACGGCGCGCTGTTATCGATTCGAGTGGATGTGCCCGGAAAAACCTGTCAGAGATTTGCTGGGTAA
- a CDS encoding esterase/lipase family protein — translation MDMDASTKYPIVLVHGLFGFDKIAGYPYFFEIEEALERAGAQVFAVNIPAVNGNEERGEKLLEHVNRILLETGADKVNLIGHSQGPLAARYVAALHPDKVASVTSVSCPNHGSEIADQLHKALTPGELPEAFVLALLGAVGTFISLISGHPENPIDAESAFESLTSAGLAAFNRKYPQGLPKVWGGEGNEVENGVYYYSWSGIVQNFQSLQPLDPSHLNTVVLSKLFYKEKRANDGLVGRYSSHLGKVIRSDYPMDHFDAVNQMAGINSWNVSPVRLYLEHAERLKSKGL, via the coding sequence ATGGACATGGATGCGTCTACGAAATACCCCATTGTGTTGGTTCACGGTCTTTTCGGCTTCGATAAAATCGCCGGTTATCCTTACTTCTTTGAAATCGAAGAAGCCTTGGAACGCGCTGGCGCTCAGGTGTTTGCCGTCAACATTCCAGCCGTCAACGGGAATGAGGAACGCGGAGAAAAACTGCTCGAACACGTCAACCGCATTTTGCTGGAAACGGGAGCGGACAAGGTCAATCTGATCGGCCATAGCCAAGGCCCCTTGGCCGCACGCTACGTAGCAGCCCTGCACCCGGACAAGGTTGCGTCGGTCACCTCGGTCAGTTGCCCCAATCATGGCTCCGAGATTGCCGACCAATTGCATAAGGCGCTGACGCCCGGAGAGTTGCCCGAAGCCTTCGTACTGGCCCTGCTGGGCGCCGTTGGCACCTTCATCTCATTGATCAGCGGTCACCCGGAAAACCCGATTGACGCTGAATCGGCTTTCGAATCGCTGACCAGCGCGGGATTGGCTGCCTTCAATCGCAAGTACCCGCAAGGGCTGCCAAAGGTTTGGGGCGGGGAAGGCAACGAAGTTGAAAACGGCGTGTATTACTATTCCTGGAGCGGGATCGTGCAGAACTTCCAAAGTCTGCAACCACTCGACCCGAGCCATTTGAACACTGTCGTGCTGTCGAAGTTATTTTATAAAGAGAAGCGCGCCAATGATGGGCTGGTCGGCCGCTACAGCTCGCATCTGGGCAAAGTGATTCGTTCGGATTACCCGATGGACCATTTTGACGCCGTCAATCAGATGGCCGGGATCAACAGTTGGAACGTGAGCCCGGTCAGGCTCTACCTGGAACATGCTGAGCGACTCAAGAGCAAAGGTTTGTAA
- a CDS encoding FadR/GntR family transcriptional regulator, with protein MSSSFHASTVDWLGCWIAAGQVKPGETIKVEADLGEQLGVSRTVIREAIKTLVAKGMLEVGPKVGTRVLPVRRWNLFDPQVVGWLSRSGLPENFVDDLLDLRRTIEPMAVRWACERATVEQVQAILQAYNALERAVDSGIDYNRADQFFHECILAASHNQFIEQMVPALGALLAVSFEVSAADPDELRRTLPIHKDMADAIAARDAARGVWACMTLIDNADLAIKRFYPQVMADKKAS; from the coding sequence ATGTCCAGCAGTTTTCATGCGTCGACGGTCGACTGGCTGGGGTGCTGGATTGCTGCCGGCCAGGTCAAACCCGGCGAAACCATCAAGGTCGAAGCTGATCTGGGCGAGCAACTCGGTGTCAGCCGTACGGTCATCCGCGAAGCCATCAAAACCCTGGTCGCCAAAGGCATGCTCGAAGTCGGGCCGAAGGTCGGCACACGCGTATTGCCGGTACGGCGCTGGAACCTCTTCGATCCACAAGTCGTCGGCTGGCTGTCGCGCAGCGGCTTGCCGGAAAACTTCGTCGACGACTTGCTCGACCTGCGCCGCACCATCGAACCCATGGCGGTGCGCTGGGCCTGCGAGCGGGCGACGGTGGAACAGGTGCAAGCCATACTCCAGGCCTACAACGCGCTGGAACGGGCAGTGGACAGCGGCATCGATTACAACCGCGCCGACCAGTTCTTTCACGAGTGCATTCTCGCCGCCAGCCACAATCAGTTCATCGAACAAATGGTCCCGGCCCTCGGCGCGTTGCTGGCAGTGTCTTTCGAAGTGTCTGCCGCCGACCCGGACGAACTGCGCCGAACCTTGCCCATCCACAAAGACATGGCCGACGCCATCGCCGCCCGGGATGCCGCACGGGGTGTTTGGGCGTGCATGACCCTGATCGATAACGCGGACCTGGCGATCAAACGCTTCTACCCCCAAGTCATGGCCGACAAGAAGGCCAGCTAA